The nucleotide sequence CGCTCCTGGGGCGCTACGACGTCTTCCACGTGCACTGGCCCGAGATCCTGGTGCAGGGGGCGAGCCCCGTGAAGACGGCCGTGCGCCAGCTGCTCACCCTGGCGCTCGTGGTGCGGCTCGCCGCCACCCGGACGCCCGTGGTGCGGACGCTGCACAACGTGGAGGCGCACGAGGGGCTGAGCCGGCCCCGTCGGCTCCTGCTCGGTCTGCTGGATCGCCGCACGACTCTCGTGATCCGCCTGACCGACAGCACGCCGGTGCCTCCCGGGGTGCTCAGCGAGACGATCCCGCACGGCCACTACCGCGACTGGTATCCGCGCCCGGACGGCTCGGAGCGCCAGGCGGGTCACGTCGCCTACTTCGGCCTGATCCGGCCGTACAAGGGCGTCGAGGATCTCGTCTCGGTGTTCCGCGAGCTGCCCGGCGACGTCAGCCTCACGGCGGCCGGCAAGCCGTCGAGCGACGAGCTCCGCGACGAGCTGCGCCGGCTCGCCGACGGCGACGACCGCATCGACCTGGACCTGCGCTACCTCGACGACGACGCCCTCGCGAGGACGGTCGGACGCGCCGAGCTCGTCGTGCTGCCCCACCGCAGCATGCACAACTCGGGCAGCGTGCTGGCCGCGCTCTCGCTGGATCGGCCGGTGCTCGTCCCCGCGACCGAGATCAACACCCGGCTAGCCGAGGAGGTCGGGCCGGAGTGGGTCTACGAGTACGATGACACCCTGCGCGCCAGCGACATCGAGCGCGCGCTCGAGGGGGCCTCCCGCCTCACCGGCGACGACCGACCCGACCTCTCCGGTCGCGAGTGGGACGACGCAGGCAGGCGGCACGTCGAGGCGTACCGGCGGGCGATCAGCGCGATGACGACGAGGCGGGGAGGGCGGTCAGCGTGAGCCAGACCACCGAGCACGCCCCGGCGACCGGCTCCGTCGCCGTCGCAGGGGAGCACCGGCGTCACCGAGGCGGCCGCCCGGCCGGCGGCGCGATGAGGGCCGTCGGCTCGACCGCGGTGACGAAGGTCTTCGTCATGGCGATCTCCGGCATCCTCGGCATCATCACGAGCCGCCTGATCATCGCCCACTTCGGCACGGCCGCCTACGCGCAGTACGGCCTCCTCTCGACGTTCCCGACCCTCCTGCCGTTCGCCGACCTCGGCATCGCCGCCGTGGTGATCAACGCGGTCGCCGCCTCCGACGAGCCGCGCCGCGACGAGATGGTCAAGCGGACCATCGTGACGGCGTTCCGGATCCTCCTCGCCTCCGGCGGCATCATGGTGATCGTCGCCCTGGTGCTCACCGCGTTCGACCTCTGGCCGCTCCTGCTGGGCGAGGGCCTCCTGCCGGGCGGCAACCTCGCGGCCGGCCTCTGCCTCGCGGTCTTCGGCGTCGTGGTGCCGCTGACCGTCGGCCAGCGCGTTCTCGTGGGCCTCAAGAAGACCACGACGCAGGTCGCGAGCCAGGCGGTCGTCGCGCCGTTCATGCTCCTGTGCATCGGCGTCTTCGTCATGTTCATGATCCCGGCGGGCACCTACCTCGCCGTGGCGTCGTACGTCGCGAACAGCCTGGTCTCGGTGATCTGCATGATCGTCGCTGCCCGCACCCTGCGCCCCCAGATCGGCCAGGCCGTCCGGATGATCCGGCACGTCCGCTCGTACGAGAGCGTCCCCGCGATCGGCCTCGCCTGGCCGATGCTCGTGCAGATGGTCGCCCTGCCGGTCGCGATGCAGACCGACCGGCTGCTGCTCAGCCACGTGTCGGGCGACGTGCAGCTGGCCCAGTACAACCTCGCCTCACAGCTCTTCGGCATCGTCCTGCAGACCATCGCCGCCGCCGGGGTCGCCCTGTGGCCGGTCTATGCGAAGGCCCGGGCGCAGGGCCGGGTCGAGTCGCCCACGAAGCCGACGCTGTGGTTCCTGCTCGGAGGCCTGGTCGTCGGCGGGTGCCTCGCGCTCGTCTCGCCGTGGCTGGTCGAGTTCGTCTCGAGCGGCAAGATCCACCTGCCCGTGCTGCTCGTCGTCTCGTTCGTCGTGTTCGTGGCGCTGCAGGCCTGCAAGTACCCGATCGGCATGTACATGACCGACAAGGGCGGTCTCGTCTTCCAGGTCGTGCCGATCCTGCTCATGGTGCCGCTGAACCTCGGCGTCTCGTGGCTGCTCATCGCTCCGTTCGGCGCCGCCGGCCCGGTCATCGGCTCGGCCCTGTCGGTCGCCGCCTGCCAGGTCGGGCCGAACTTCTGGTACGTCTCGCGCGACCTGAAGCGCCGCCGGGCCGCTCAGGCCGCAGGAGCCGCCGCACCGCCGTCCGCTGACGAGGCCCGCGAGGCCGAGTCCGACTTCCTCGCCGACCAGACGGAGACGTGACCGTGCTCGAAGTGCTCTTCCCCGAGGGACGCGACGTCGCCGGCTGGGCCGAGCGCCATGGCCGTGGCGAGACCCCGGGCCTGTGGCCCTACGGTCTCGACGGACTCCGCGCCCTCGACCCCGACGCCCGGATCGCCGAGCTCGCGAAGCCGACCCGCTTCGAGGCGGCGCGCGCCCGCCTCCTGCCCGGCCGCAGGCCGAAACTCGGGTCGGCGGCCACGGCGGAGGTCGGCATCACCTGGGACGAGAACACCGGCCGTCTCATGGCGCTGACGCGCCCGCACGAGCGCATGTACACCGGAGTGATCTGGGTGACCGATCTGGTCGCGCGCGGGCGTGACACGGGCAGGATGCGCGAGATCCTGCGCGAGATGGACGGCCTGTGGGTGATCTCCCGCGGCCAGCTGGAGCCGCTGCGCGACTTCGTCGGCGACGACGGGCCGCCGATCGCGTACTTCCGGTTCGGCGTGGACGCCGACTTCTTCCCGTACCGCCCGTACCCGACCCAGCCCCTGGTCGTGAGCGTCGGCGGCGACCGCGACCGCGACGCCGCGACGCTGTTCGCGGCGCTCGAGCAGGTGCACGAGAGCGTGCCCGAGGCCCGGATCGTCGTGCAGACCACGTCGACGCTCACGGCTCCTCGCGGCGTCGAGACGGTCGCGCACCTGAGCCATCGGGAGCTCGCCGACCTCTACGCCGAGGCGTCCGTCGTCGCGATCGCGACCGGGCAGAACCTCCACGCGTCGGGCATGACGGTGAGCCTGGAGGCGATGGCCACGGGGCGCCCCGTGGTCATGACGCGCACGCCCGGCATCGAGGACTACGTCGACCACGGCAGCACCGGTCTTCTCGTGCCGGTCGGTGACGCGGAGGCGCTCAGCGAGGGCGTCGTGCGCCTCCTCGGCGACCCGCGGCTGGCCGAGGCCTACGGTCGCGCCGGCCGTGCCGAGGTCGAGGAGTGGGGCACGACGCGGGCGATGGTCGAGCGGATGGGGGCGTTCCTCGGGCTCACCGAGGACGCGCGGTAGCCTGCTCGCCGCGGCTGCGGGACGCGGCGCGGCGGCGGCTAGGGACGAGCGCGGCGGCGCAGCTCCTGCGCCGCGATGCCTCGGCCCTCGAGGACGGCCCGGAGACCCACCAGCAGTGTGCCGGGCGACGTGACGAACTGCCGGCGACCGCCCTGCAGCAGCACCTCCCACGCCACGCGCGGGGTGAGGCGCCGCCAGGCGACGAGAGTCGGCGTGTCGAGGTGCCGCGCGGCGAAGAGCAGCCGGTTGCGGATGTTGTAGCGGTAGTACGTCGCGGACTTCGCCTCGCCCGCCCCGTGCGCCCCGGCGGATCCCTGCGTGCCGCCCTGCGCGTGCACGGCGGTGGCCTCCTCGACGACCCGCAGCGCGCCTCCTGCGGCCCTGACGCGGTGGCTGAGGTCGACGTCCTCCCAGTAGAGGAAGTACCCCTCGTCGAACCCGCCTGTCACCTCCCAGAGCTCGCGCGAGAGCATGAGGCAGGCGCCGCTGAGCCACTCCTCGACCTCGGCGCCGTCGAGGCGCCGCCGCCGCGAGCGGATCCGGCCGTCGGCGAGGTACAGGTCGCTGCCCGCGAACCACACGGAGCCGTCAGGCCGCAGGATCCGAGGCGCCGCCAGAGTGAGCGCCTCCTCGTCCACCACCGCCGCCAGGCCCTCGACCGAGGCTTGGTCGACAGTGGCGTCGGGGTTCAGCAGCAGCAGGCGGTCGGCCCCGTCGTCGAGCGCTCGTGCGACGCCGAGGTTCATGCCGCCGCCGAAGCCGGTGTTCGAGTCGGGCAGCACGGTGGCCCAGCCCTCGCCGGCGGCCAGCGCGACGAGCAGGGCGCGCTCGGCGTCGTCCGTGCGGTTGTCGACGACGACGACGGAGAGGTGGGGTGCGCTGCGGGTGAGCGGCGCGAGATTCTCCCGCAGCAGAGCGGCGGAGCCGTAGCTCACGACGACGACGGTGACCGGTCTCATCCGCGAAGCCCTCCCGAGAGACGCTCAGGTACGGAAGAATCGTGAGCATGACCCGCGCCACGCTCACCATCGCCGTGCTGACCTACCGTCGACCCGACGACCTCGGCGCGGTGCTGCCGCTGCTGGCCTCGCAGGCCGTGGCGGCGGCTGCGGCGGACTACGACACCCGTGTGCTCGTCGTCGACAACGATCCCGGCGCCTCGGCGCGCGACCAGGTGGCGGCGTTCGCGGCCACCGCCGAGGCGGCCACCGCCGGGTCGACCCCGGCCGGCGCGACCGTGGCGTACGCCCACGAGCCCGAGCCCGGCATCGCCGCCGCCCGCAACCGCGCGCTCGAGGCCAGCGCCGAGAGCGACCTGCTCGTCTTCATCGACGACGACGAGCGGCCGAGCGACAAGTGGCTGGTCACCCTCCTCGACGCGTTCGAGATCGAGGGGCCGGCCGCCGTCGTGGGCCCGGTCGTCTCCGACTACTCGGTCGAGCCCGACCCGTGGATCGTGGCCGGCCGCTTCTTCGACCGCCGCCGACTGCCCACCGGCACCGAGGTCGACGTCGCCGCGACGAACAACCTGCTGCTCGACCTGCGCCTGATGCGGAGCTGGGGGCTGGAGTTCGAGCGGTCCCTCGGCACGATCGGCCGCAGCGACACCGTGTTCACCCGCTCGATCGTCCGCCACGGAGGCCGCATGATCTGGTGCGACGAGGCCGTCGTCACCGACGTCGTGCCACCGCACCGCCTGACCCGACAGTGGGTCGTGCAGCGCGCCTTCTCGAGCGGCAACGGCTGGAGCCTCACGTCGCTGCTCCTCGCGCCCGGCCGGGGCCTCCGCCTGCCGCTGCGACTCCGCCTCACCGGCAAGGGTCTCGTGCGTCTCGCCGGCGGCGGCGCGCGGGTCGTGGTCGGGTCCGTCGCCCGCTCGATGGGCCAGCGCGCCCGGGGCGTCCGCACCATCGCCCGCGGCGCCGGCATGGTCTCGGGCGCGTGGGGGCACCGCTACCAGGAGTACCGCCGCAGCGCCTGAGCCTGCAGCGCGTGTACGCGTCACGACGCCACCGGCTCTCGCACCCGCTCGAACAGGAAGTCGTCGGCGAGCAGCCGGGCGTCGACCGGGGGCAGCGTCGCGAGCACCTCGGCCCGCGACGGTCCGCCCTCCAGGGAGGCGACGATCGCGGCGGCCAGGGCCTCGGGCGAGGTGGCGGGCTCGCTGATCCTGTGCCCCGACTCTCTCAGCCACGACGCCAGGCCGGTCTCGTCGGTCGCCACCACGCGGCAGCCGTGCGAGAGCGCCTCGACGATCGGCAGCCCGATCTGCTCGCGCCACGTGGGCGACGGCTGCGACGGCAGGGCGAGCACGGCCGTGCGGGCGAGCTGCTCGTGGATCACCCGGCGCGCAGGATCGACGAGAACCTCGATCGATCCGTCGCCCGCCGCGACCTCGCGCATCTCGCCCTCGAGCGGCCCCTTGCCGAGCACCAGCAGCGTCGCGCCGGGCACCCGCTCGCGGACGAGCGGCCAGGCCGCGAGGAGCACACGCACGCCCTTCCGCTCCATGAGTGCGCCGAGGAAGGTGACGCCCAGCGGCCTCTGCTCCGCCTCGGGTGCCGTCACCGGATGGGGCGTCGAGAGCGCCAGGATCGTCGACACCTCGGCGCGCGGGGGTCGCCCGAGCACCTCGCCGTACACGTCGCGCGCGGCCGGGGTGCCGAACACCACCCGATCGACCCGGGCCCAGACGCGCCGTGCGACGACACGGTCGAGTGCTCGCCGGAGCCTCGTGCGCAGACCCCGGAGGCCTCCGCGCCGCGGGCCCTGCCGGAACGGGTCGGTGTTGCCGATGCAGTACGTCACCACCTGCGCGCGCCCGCGCCGGAGCACCCCGCGCAGCGAGAGCGCCGCGAGGGCCCACGCCGTCGAAGGCAGGCTCGAGAGCATGAGGGGCTCGTTGATCTCGATCCTGCGGACGGGGGAGCGCAGGAGCAGCAGGGCGCTCTTCAGGCCGCTCGCCTGCACCAGGTCGAGTCCGCGGGCGGCGTCCTCGTCGAAGTCGTAGCGCCGCACACCGTAGAGGATCGTCGCCGGGCTCAGCTCGTGCGCGCGCTCGAGGTGAGCGGTGCGGAGGGTCTGGTACAGGCGGACGTCGGGCAGCGTGCGCCCGACGCGGGCGGGCGCCGGGGGCGCTCCGCTCGACGTCGGCATGCGGCTACTTCGCGTCGGTGCCCGTGACGGGGACCGGTCCGGTCGCCGGTGCGGCCGAGGTCGACGGCGCGGTCGCCGGGTGAGCGGTCGCGGCGTGCTCCTCGCGCGAGGGCGCCTTGACGTCGACCAGGACGACCCCGAGCACCGACGCCTGGACGGCGTGGATGGTCTCGATCGCGCGGACGAGCTGCGCCCGGCGCGTGCGGCGTGCCGAGGCGGCGATGAGCGCGCCCTCGGTCTGGTGGACGAGCGTGACCGAGTCGGCCGCCGAGAGGATGGCGGGCGAGACCACGACGACGAGGTCGTAGCCGTTCTTCGCGGCGTCGAGAGCCTTGCCCAGGCCGCTGGAGCCGAGGATGAACGCGGGGTTCGACTGCGCCTGGCCGGCGACCAGCACGTCGACGCCGCCGGTCCACTCCTGGATCGCGTCTTCCAGCTTCGCGCCGCCGATGACGTCGCTGAGGCCGCGGGGGCTGGTGACGCCGGTGGCGGCGCCGACCTGGGGCGACCGGAGGTCGGCGTCGATCACGAGGACCGCCTTGCCGCGCTCGGCCGTGGCCAGGGCGAGGTTGAGGGCGAGGTCGGCCGCGTCGTGCCCGCCGAGCGGCGAGGCGACGAGGACCGACTCGAGGCTGCCGGCGACGCCCGTGTACTGCAGGGTGGCGCCGACGAGGCGGAAGTCCTCGGCACGGGCGCTCGCCGGCGACTTGACCAGCGACAGTCCGGCGGCCTCGGAGGGTGCGCGGCGGATCGTGCCGACGACGGGCGCCTCGAGCACGCGGTCGAGGTCGTGGCGGCTGCGGATCCGGGTGTCGACGAGCGCGCGGATGATGGCGACGATGACGCCGACGGCGAGACCGATGATCAGCGCCGTGATGTCGATGAGGTGGCGGTTGGGCGAGCGCGGGCCGGCCGGGGTCTGCGCGGGCTGCACGACCGAGAGGGCCACGGGCTCGGTGCCGGCCTTCGTCGACGGGCTGAGCTTGGGGGCGACGACGCTCAGCGAGTGGGCCACGGCGTTCGCGATCGACGCGGAGCCGCGGGCGGTGGAGTCGGAGACGGTGATCTCGACGAAGACGGTGTTCGTCGGGCTCGTCGACGAGATGCTGCGCGCGAGCTTCGTCGGAGTCGTCGAGAGACCGAGCTCGTCGATCACCGGGTCGAGGACCCGGGCCGTCGTGGCCAGCTCGGCGTACGAGGAGACGAGCGCGTGCGTGTACGTCGACCCCTGGGCGAGCTGGTCGATCGTCGAGCCCTCGGCCACCGAGACGAAGACCTTGCTGGTCGACTGGTAGACGTCGGGCTTCCCGTGGCCGTAGCCGTAGCCGGCGGCCAGGCCGACGAGGCCGAGCACCACGACGACGATCCAGCTCTTGCGGATCGCGGTCCAGTAATCGCGAGGGTCCATGAAATCGCTCCCCAATCCATGTCGATGGGGCCTCGTGCTGGCGATCGGGATTTCGGGCTCCCGGGCCATCTCACGCAGAGGTCTCCCGAGAGCCTGACTAGCGAATCCCGCTCATCTTACGGCAGTGGCGGGAGTGCTCACGAGGCTCTTTCTGCTCTCACCGCGTCGGCAGGTGCCCCCAAAAGAGGGGACACATCGGGGGACGTCTCGTCGCGGCGGCGAAAGCGCTCCGCGAGCGATCGCATCGACACGCCCGCGAGCACCACGAAGAAGGGCACGTAGAGGTACACGTAGCGCGAGCGACCCTCGAACAGCATGAGGAAGACGATGAGGCCCAGGATCGCGACACGCATCGCGACCGACGCGTCCCCGAACAGTCTCCGATCGCGGCGGAGCACGAGGGGCGCGGCGCCCAGAAGCAGCACCAGGGTCCACATCGCCTGCCACAGGTCGACGAGCGCCGGGTGGAGAGCGCCCGAGGGGCCGTAGACCGCCTGGGCGTCCTTCCCGAGCGAGTCGGTCACGATGAACGGCAGGTTGAGCTCGCCTCCTTCCTGCCACTGGTAGAAGGTGCCGTCGCCGAGGAACCTGGCGGTCTTCTCGGCCAGGAACCCGGCGTACCTGACGGGGCCCTGCGCGGCCACGTTCGAGGCGTAGCCCTGAAGGCCCTCGGCGAACTTGCCGGCCTCGGTCGGGATCGCGCGGGTGACGGCGACGTCATGGGCGTCGTAGCCGCCGGTGCCGTGCGATCCCATCTTGAGGAAGTGCGTGAGCGGGAACTGCGTCGTGTCGTGCGCCAGCGAGAACGGGACCGTGCCGGAGCGATCGAGCACCGCGCCGATGCCGACGTGCGCCACTCCCAGCACGACGAGCGCCGCGACGATCGACGCGACCGGAGGCAGCAGCGCCCGAGCGCCCGCGCGCCGCAGCGGCACCCGGATCAGCACGACGAGAGCGACGGCGACGACCGCGAAGACGGTCGTCGGCTTGATCTCGTACCCGACGGCCGTCACGAGTCCGATCCCGCCCCACCAGAGCAGCCGGGCGCGCGTCGTCCCGGCGGAGTCGGCCCTGAGGAACAGGTAGATCACGAGGATCGGGAAGACCAGCCCCAGCGTGTCGGAGTACACCGTTCCGATCCACGGCGACAGGACCACGAGCACGGCGGTCGGCAGCAGGGTGAAGATCGCCACCTGGCGTCCTGCGACCCGACGCGCCACGGTGAAGGTGAGGAGCACGCCGCACGCGAGCACGGCGGCGTTCGCCGCGACGGCGAGGGCGTAGAAGAGCGCCGGCGGCCCCGAGATGTGAGCGATCGCCTTGACGAGGGCGAACGACTTCCAGAGCGAGAAGGTGAGGAAGACGTTGTTCGGGTACATCGAGAAGTAGCGCACCTCCTCGCCGTTCAGGCCGTGGCCCGCGGTGAGGTTGATGGCGGCGCCGAACACGACCCCGGCGTCGAATCCCGGGCTCCTGAGCGTGAGCATGCCGATGACCAGCAGGATCGCGAAGGCCGCGACCACGACACCCGCCACGGCCAGCCCGTTCGCCCGGCGAGACCGGCGCGCGAACCGGCGGTCGACGACACCCGCCCAGAGGTAGGCGAACGGCAGCGCGGCCGCCAGCACCACCGCCGTGATCGTCACGGCGATCATCGAGTAGCGGCGCGGGCCGAACCAGGGGTCGAGGACGAGGTTCGCCACCACGGCGGCGAGCACGACGGCCAGGACGAGCGACACGACGACGAAGGCGCCGCGGGGGCGCCGCTGTGACCCGTCGACGGTGGCGGAAGGCGTGGGGTCGGGATCCTGCGTCCCGGAGCCATCGACGGTGACGGCGGTGTCGGCGGTCACTGCGTGGCTGCGGTTCGGTCGTCGGCGGAGGCCGGCGTGCCCACGGGGGCGACGCTGGTCGCCTGCGGGGCCGACGCTGCGGCGGCGATCGGCGTCACGAGCGCGACGGGAGAGGGGCGCTCGTCGCGGAGGGCGTAGAGGGGGCGCTGCTGCACCTGCCGGTAGATCCGGCCGACGTAGCCGCCGAGGATCCCCAGCATGATCAGCTGCAGGCCGCCCATGAGCAGGATCGACAGGACGATGAACGCCCAGCCCGCGACGACCACCTGTGGCACGAACAGCTTCATGACCAGCACGTAGACGATGCCGACGACGCTGAACGCGGCGGCGACGAAGCCGATGCGCGAGATGATCTTGAGCGGAAACGTCGAGAAGCCCATGATCCCGTCGGTGGCGAAGGTGATCATCTTGCCGAGCGGGTACCCGGACTCGCCCGAGTGGCGCTCGTCGCGGTCGAACTGCACGGCGGTCTGGTCGAAGCCGATGAAGCTCACCATGCCGCGGAGGAAGCGGTCGCGCTCCTTGTACTTGGACAGTTCGTCGACCACGCGCCGGTCGAGGAGGCGGAAGTCACCCGTGTTCGCCGGGATGTCGACCTCCGACATGTAGCGGAGGCCCTTGTAGAAGGCCGCGGCGGTCGCCTTCTTGAACGGGGTGTCCTTCCGCGACCGACGCTGCGCGTAGACGACGTCCCAGCCCTCCTCCCACTTGGCGAGGAGGTCGATCGAGACCCGCGGGGGATCCTGCAGGTCGGAGTCCATGATGATCACGGCGTCGCCGGTCGACGCGTCGAGCCCCGCCGTCACCGCGATCTGGTGGCCGTAGTTCCGGGCGAAGTCGAGGACTTTCACCCGCGGGTCGTCGGCGGCCAGCGCGCGGAGCTTCGCCAGCGAGTCGTCGCGCGAGCCGTCGTTGACGAAGATCAGCTCGATCTCGTAGGGGAGGCCGCGCACGACCTCGTCGACCGTGCGGTAGAGCAGGTCGATGTTGCCGGTCTCGTTGTAGATCGGGAAGACGTAGGAGACTCGTGATCCGCGCATCGCTGCATGTCCTGGGGTAAGCGAAGGGACCGCGTGCCGTACGCGGTACCGTCGGCGATCGCTCGGGTCCACCGCGGTTTCGGGTCGGGGCAGACTCGTCGGGCACGATCGACGATGGCTCATTTACGCAGTCTCGGGGCCCGCTGTCAAGGGCTTGTGTGCACGCTGCGCAGCCGTCTCGTCACGCCGGCGCCCCGGTCATCGCCGGCGGAGCGCCCCGGTCACGACGGTCGCGTCGAGATCGTCGTCGCGCACGACCCTCGCCGCGAACCCGTTCGCCTCCAGATGCGCGACGGTCGTCGCCGACTGGCGCTCGCTCGTCTCGATGGCGAGCACGCCCTCCGATCGCAGCCATTCCGGCGCCGTCTCGGCGATCCGGCGCTGCAGCTCGGTGCCCGTGGGGCCGCCGTCGAGGGCGTGGTTCGGTTCGTGCTCGCGGGCCTCGGCGGGCATGAAGGCGATCTCGCCGGTGGGCACGTAGGGTGCGTTCGCCACGACGACGTCGAGCCGGCCGCGCCACTCGGGCGGCAGCGCGTCGAACAGGTCGCCGGTGAAGACGTGGCCTGCGTCGCGGACGTTCGTGCGGGCGTCGGCGGTGGCGCGCTCGTCGAGGTCGGCGGCGAGCACCCGCGCTCTCGGACGTGCGGCCTCGATCGCCGCGGCGACGGCGCCGGCCCCGCAGCAGAGGTCGAGCACGGCGGCGTCGGTCGCACGGTCGGCGAGTGCCGTTGCCGCCAGGGCGACCTCGACCAAGAGGCCCGTGCGCTGCCGCGGCACGAACACCCCCGGCGCCACGTTCACCCGCAGCCCCCGGAACTCGGCCCAGCCCACGATCACCTCGAGCGGCTCACCGGCCTCGCGACGGCGCAGGCGCGCCTCCAGGGCGGCCTCGTCGGGGTCGTCGGCGAGCAGGATCCGCGCCTCGTCTTCTGCGAACACGCAGCCGGCCGCCCGGAGGCGTGCGACGACCTCGTCGACGGGAGCGTTCAGGATCCTGCGCCCGATGCCGCGACAGCGGCCTCCACG is from Frondihabitans australicus and encodes:
- a CDS encoding putative protein N(5)-glutamine methyltransferase yields the protein MGRRILNAPVDEVVARLRAAGCVFAEDEARILLADDPDEAALEARLRRREAGEPLEVIVGWAEFRGLRVNVAPGVFVPRQRTGLLVEVALAATALADRATDAAVLDLCCGAGAVAAAIEAARPRARVLAADLDERATADARTNVRDAGHVFTGDLFDALPPEWRGRLDVVVANAPYVPTGEIAFMPAEAREHEPNHALDGGPTGTELQRRIAETAPEWLRSEGVLAIETSERQSATTVAHLEANGFAARVVRDDDLDATVVTGALRRR